ACAATATCTCTCTCAGCAGCAGCTGTAAGACACCTTATTTCCTCcaattttcttttcttgtgaagTTCATTCAACAGCTGCATGAACACATTAAAAATAAACTTTTAAAAATCAGGTTTACAGCTATCAATGTAGTTTAGCATCACACTAAAGCTTCAGAGTCAAAATAGTAAGTTGCTCACTGTTTTCTGAACATTTTCAGAAGATGCTTCTTTTGCAATAAAGTTCTTGGAAATTCCCATGGAGAGCTTTTCAGGAGATACTTCTTCTGCACTAAAGTTCTTGGAAACTCCCATGAAGAGCTTCTTACGTAGTAGCCTTCCTGTAGCTCTCAGTGCCATCTTCTGCAAAGTGTGCAGTACAAGGTATAAGCATGGATAGAATTCATCAAAAAGTACAGATTTCATCAAATTCAATCGCAAATTGGGTTTCCAAGAAAAAACATATATAAAATAGAATTCATCAAAAGTCAAAAAGTACTGATTTATGTGCATGGATGGTGATCACTGGTGCCAGACTTGGGGTTTGAATCATTTCATATAAGTAGGCTTAAGATATCGCAGATAAAATCGGTGAAACTCATCCTTTTCTTTATTCAGTTTATGAAAAAGGAAATTATATTGGGACAGGAAAGCAAACAATAGTTTCATGAATTGAAATCTTCCTGTAGCCCCCAGTGCCATCTTCTGAATAGGCAGGAACAGATGTCCTTTTAAAACATATTTTTAACCTTCTAATTATTATTTACCAAGTCAAGTGTGTGCAATACAAGGTATAAGCCGAATGAACATCAGTTGGGCAACTGATTTTATTGAATGATATCTCAAAGTTATGATGGATGCTGTAGGCACATCATATGCGCTTCCCCTTTCTTTTTCATCCCCTAATttcagaaaataacaaatctccTAAAGAAGATTGTTTCCGCGTGAGACCAGTAACGCAGAAAAACCCATCCCAACATCAAACAGAAACCTCAAACTTCTGCCGCAGCTGAGGCAGATAAGGCTTTCTggctatttattttatttttctccaaAAGTTTCTTATACGAACAAATGAAGATATATACATACAAGCAAAAATTGATTTTATTGCATGATATCTCAAAGTTATGATGGATATTATAGGCACATCAATATacgaattttgaaaaccctaataacaaTATTCTCTCTTCCTGCGgctctctttcttcttttctgaGATCAACAACATTTACAGAATAGTACAATACAAAAGTTACACCGATAGTACTCTCCATCCCAACACGTGATTAGCTATGCAAGACCAGcccaagaa
The nucleotide sequence above comes from Papaver somniferum cultivar HN1 chromosome 8, ASM357369v1, whole genome shotgun sequence. Encoded proteins:
- the LOC113306294 gene encoding uncharacterized protein LOC113306294; this translates as MALRATGRLLRKKLFMGVSKNFSAEEVSPEKLSMGISKNFIAKEASSENVQKTLLNELHKKRKLEEIRCLTAAAERDIAYWEPLFVKGKARYLNGVTCMALTAIYIAGDYIYCKKTCAEGMLRGR